The nucleotide window TACGCGACGACCGCCAGCAACGCTCCGGCGATCGGCCCGACCACATAGATCCACTGATCTGCCCAGATGCCGGAGACCAACGCCGGCCCGAGCGAGCGTGCCGGATTCATCGAAGCCCCAGAGATCGGACCGCCGAACAGCGCATCAAGCGCGATCGTGCCGCCGATCGCGATTCCGGCGAAGCTCTTGATCGCCTTTCCATGCACAGCTGATCCGAAGATGACGAACGCAAGCAGAAACGTCAACACGATTTCGAGGATCAGGGAGATCGTGACGGCTCCTTGCGGACGTGTGACGCCGAGGGTGCCTGTCATACCGAAGAGCGCCCGAAGCAGCTCGCTAGCGGCAACTGCGCCGAGCAATTGGCTCGCAACATACCACGGAACTCGGCGCGCCGGGAATTCGCCGAGCGCCCAAAACGAAATCGTCACCGCCGGGTTGAAGTGCGCGCCGGAGATATGGCCGAGCGCGTAGATGAGCACGCCGATCACAAGCCCGAACACGAGCGACACCCCGACGTGGGTCACCTCGTGAGTGATCGAGTCGACGACGATCGCGCCCGCTCCGGCGAATACCAAGAAGAACGTGCCGATGAATTCGGCGATCAGCGCGCCCCGAAGCCGCATTCAGGTGGTCGACGTGGCCGGCTTGAGCTGGTCGATGAGCCGCATAACCCGGCGTTCGATGTCGTCGCGGATATGTCGCACGGTTTCGATGCCCTTGCCGGCCGGATCGTCAACCTCCCAGTCCTCGTAGCGTTTACCGGGATAGATCGGGCAGGCGTCGCCGCAGCCCATCGTGATCACGACGTCGGCGGCGCGCACGACGTCGTCGGTCATCGGTTTCGGAAACTCCTGACCGATATCGATCCCGACCTCGTTGAGCGCTTCTACCACAACGGCGTTGATGCTCCCGGCGGGAGCGCTGCCGGCTGACCGGACGCGCACGGTTCCGCCGGAACGCGCATGGAGCAGCGCCGCGGCCATTTGGCTGCGGCCTGCATTGTGCACGCATACGAAAAGGACTTCGGTCATCTTAGACGGCGCAGCATTCTTCGGCGTCCGGGTCTGCGTCGGAACAGCAGGTCACATCCCCATCGTCGCGCGTTTCTGTGTCTTCAAGAACCGTATACACTTCCCAGCGTCTGCCGTCAGGATCCGCCGCCCACACCTTTGTCTGCTTGGCATAGCAGCATGTCTCTTCGCACTCTACGTCAATCGCCAGACCGGCAGATCGCAGACGCGCGATCGCCGCGTCGACGGCCTCAGCCGAATCGACGACGATGCCGAAATGTTCTGCCCGGCAGGGGTCCGCCTTCGGCGCGCGATCGAGCGCAAGTTCCAGTCCCGGATCGTCGGCGATAAAGAGCGCGTAGTCATCAAACGATTTTGCCGGCTCCGCATCGAGCAGCGTACGGTAAAAGGCAACGCTCTTTGCGAGATCGCGAGTTCCGAGATTCAGATGCATCTTCATGCGGCCGCTACCTTCTGAGAGAAAAGCGTGTTGACAGCCCTACGCAATCTAGCGATGACGCCCGGAGCCAGGCGATAGTAGACCCACGTTCCGCGGCGTTGCGACCGGACGAGGCCGGCTTCGCGCAGCAAACGCAGATGGTGAGAAACCGTGGGCTGTTCAAGTGGAAGACCGGCCGTGAAATCACAGACGCAGACCTCATCTTGGGCGCGCGCCAGCGTGGCCAGGATCGCAAGGCGATGTGGATCGCCCAGGGCCTTGAAAAGCAGCGCAGCCTCATCGAAGTCGCCGTCGACGACTTTTGTCGACGGCGCGCAACGCTGTATTGACATTGTTCGATATTATCTCAATCCATCGACAAATGTCAATATAGGCGCTGCGATCGTACGTGGGTCCCGCGATCGTTTGCAACGGCGGCGGAGCGCCGTTGGCGTTCGCGGCATAGACTTTGATAGGAATCGGCGGCAAACATATTGTGCGTGGTGATGTTCGTCTGGACTGCCGCCAAGCGGTTGTCGGCTACCGCAAGAGAATGGAGCACCAGCTTAAGGGGCATGCCGCCGCACGCGATGGGCGATACCGAAGCGGCGATGACAATGACGAGGGCCTCTTTCACATCGGGCGCGCTCGCTTCGACGAATAGTTGTAAGTATAGCACCGGCGCCAGGCGTGCGGCCCAAGGCTTTCGAACCAACGAGCGCACGGGAGTCCGCCAGCGCGGACTGAGAGGGCGGTGCTGCCGCCGACCGTTTGAACCTGCTCTGGATAACGCCAGCGAAGGGATGCCCGCGATGAGCGCAACCATCGGAACTCCAATCAAACCGTCGAGCCACAAGGTCTACGAAGACGGACCTGAGGGTCTGCGCGTTCCCGCGCGCATGATCCATTTGAGCGACGGCACGTCTTTCAAAGTCTACGACACGAGCGGACCGCATTCGGACCCTGGTCTCGCCCACGACGTGCGCGAGGGTCTTGCACCGTTGCGCGATGCTTGGATCCGAGCCCGGGGTGACGTCGAAGCGCTTGACGGACCGACATCGGCATACCGGCGCGAGCGCGAGGCCGACGCATCGCTTGAGACGGTGCGCTTCAAGAGCAGGCGCGAACCACTGCGCGCTAAGCCAGCCCGCAACGTGACGCAGATGCACTATGCGCGCCGCGGCGAGATCACCCCGGAGATGCACTACGTGGCGATCCGTGAGGGCGTCGCGCCGGAGTTCGTGCGCGACGAGATCGCGCGCGGCCGCGCGATTCTGCCGGCCAACATCAACCATCCGGAGACCGAGCCGATGATCATCGGCCGCAACTTCTTGGTGAAGATCAACGCGAATATCGGCAACTCCGCGATCAGTTCGTCCATCGAAGAAGAAGTGGAGAAGATGACCTGGGCCACGCGCTGGGGCGCGGACACGGTCATGGACCTCTCCACCGGTAAGAATATCCACGAAACGCGCGAGTGGATCTTGCGCAATTCGCCGGTCCCGATCGGCACGGTGCCGATCTATCAGGCGGTCGAAAAAGTGGCCGGTAAGGTGGAGGAGCTGTCGTGGGAGATCTACCGCGACACGCTCGTCGAGCAAGCAGAACAAGGTGTCGACTATTTCACGATCCATGCCGGCGTGCTCATGCGTTACGTGCCGTTGACAGCTAAGCGCGTCACGGGGATCGTCTCGCGCGGCGGTTCGATCATGGCGCAGTGGTGCCTCACGCATGGCAAGGAGAACTTCCTCTACACCCATTTCGAAGAGATCTGCGAAATCATGAAGGCGTACGACGTCTCGTTCTCGCTCGGCGACGGGCTGCGTCCGGGCTGCACGGCCGATGCGAACGACGCAGCGCAGTTCGGCGAGCTGGAAGCGCTCGGCGAACTGACAGAGATCGCCTGGCGGCACGACGTCCAGACGATGATCGAGGGCCCCGGTCACGTACAGATGCATCTGATCAAGGAGAACATGGACCGGCAATTAGCGGTCTGCCGGGAGGCGCCGTTCTACACGCTTGGGCCGCTCGTCACCGATATCGCGCCGGGGTACGATCACATCACAAGCGCGATCGGCGCAGCGATGATCGGCTGGTACGGAACCGCGATGCTCTGCTACGTGACGCCGAAAGAGCATCTCGGTTTGCCGAACCGCAAAGACGTGAAAGACGGTGTGATCGCGTACAAGATCGCGGCGCACGCCGCCGACCTAGCCAAAGGACATCCCGGCGCGCGCGAACGCGACGACGTGCTGTCCAAAGCGCGCTTCGAATTTCGCTGGGAGGATCAGTTCGAGTTGTCGCTTGATCCCGTGACCGCGCGGCAATTCCACGATGAAACGCTTCCCGCACCAGGCGCAAAGGCGGCGCACTTCTGCTCGATGTGCGGTCCGCATTTCTGCTCGATGCGCATCACACAAGACGTTCGCGAGTACGCGGCCAAACTCGAAGCCGCCGCCGCCACCTAACGTGTAGGGCGCGCCTTCACGGCGCGCCGGCGGACCATAAAGGTCCGCCCTACATCCCCGCGTCGGCGGACCATGAAGGTCCGCCCTACATCCCCACGCCGGCGGACCATCAAGGTCCGCCCTACATCCTCGCCGTTATCCGGGCATCGTGCCGCCGCAATGCATCGGAACCTCCCACGGGGGCGACTCGCGGATCACGTTGTAGTCGAAGCAGTCCGAGTTCGTCGGATCTTGGTACGGCGCTATACCGGACATCAAACTCGGCGGGGGTTGCGGAGGCAGCGCGGTGTACGTCGCTAGCATCTTCTTGAACATCGTGGGCGTCACGCGGTAGCTCATGACAATCTGCTCGATGATCGGCCGTTCCTGCGCGGCGCGGCTGGACGGCACCTGCGCCATGAAGACGATATTCTTATAGAGCCCGAGCCAATCCGGTCTCAGAGAGCAGATCACGGCCTCGAACTTCGTCGAATCCGAGCCGGCTGTCCAGCCGCCCAGCAAACGCGCGCACATCGGAAGTTTCATCTGTGTCGCGCTGGCAATCGTCAACTGAGGTTGGGGCATCCCTGACTTAGCGGCACCCGCGTGAATAATCGCGGTGAATTTGTCTCTTAAGCTATCGCTATAGGGTAGAGCGAAGGCAACCTCGCCAAGGAGAGCGGAGCCTGGCGCCGCGTTTTTCCCGATCACAATCACGCCAAGGTTGATTTGTTCGCCGGGCGGACCGGTCAGGCCGATAAACCCATTCCCGCTCCTGGCAATTTTCCAGCCGGATGGGATACCCACCGAGGCGGTTTTGTCACCGGCTGAGACGGTGTTGAGCGTGACCGAAGCGGTGCTCATGAGCGACGCCGAGACTAGCGTGCCGACGATCGCCAACGCGGCGACCCCCAATACGCGAAGAGAGACATAATTGAAAAGTTTCACAGTAGATACTTCCTTCCAATGCGCGAGGTTGTGCGACGTTCGGAAAACAGTGCTCGGTATCCGCCTTTAGGTTCTCGTATGAATCAGATGCGAATCGTCAACGAACCACGGCTGAAGAGGAGGTGCAGTTCAAGCGGCGTGAGCAGGCGCTCCTTATCGCCGGGTAAGAGCACCCACATCGAGTCGACGCTCAAAGGCTGAATCCTCATCTCTGCGATTCCTTGAGGATCGGTTCTGCCTGCTCGGCCCGACCAGACTCCACACTGGTGCGTGCGAATCCGTTGTTCGATCCACTGGCCGGCAACAGTCTTACCGCTTACATCTTCGACTTTCAGCGAGACACGCTGAAACGGAAGGGTCCAGGTCCGGCGCACAACTATGTCGCGTTCGGAGCCGACGAGGAGCTCGACTTCGGCAAAATACTCACCGCGAATGTCCGAATAGTAGCGGACGCCCACCGTCAACGGCGCAGGCGGGGACTCGAATGAGACGACGCCCGAATCATCCGTTCGAAAATAACCGAGGTTCGGACCTTGCTCTACGGCGCAGTGATTGGCGTTGTTCAGATGAACGGCCAACCCGACGCGCATTCCCTTGGCCGGCGTTCCATCCTCATTCTCAAAGGTTAGCGTTCGAGTCGTGGACGGCGCCAGCCCGATTGCGCGCGGGGCGTCCCGACCGCCGTCGCTTGCCTTGCCGATCGTTTCGATTGCAGCCGGCACGTCCGAAAAGAAGTGCATCATATCGACGGGTCGCGAAAAGTACCATTGCGCACCTGAGAGTTCGAATGCCACCACAAAATGATAATCCCACCGCGGGTCTGGGTGGCGAAGCTGCGGCACGATATCGGCATTGAACTCGATGGACGCGGTGCCTTCGCGAATCGTACCGATCCGCTGAAGCGAGACGCCGTTGAGGCCGTAGCGTTGGAGCCAAATCAAGCCCCCGACCGCCGGATGCGTCGTGTCGCCTACATAGACGTCGTATTGGAGGCTGACGGATCGCGGAGCAGGGGTCGGGGCGGCCGTGGCCAGCACTGTCGTGATCGCCAGTGCCGCACCGAACACGACTATTCGCCGACTTCGCGATACGCGACGAGCGCCGGAAAGAGAGGAATGAGGTGTTTTTGCGCCCAGCCGAGATACTCGATGCCGCCGCCGCCCGTGCCGGCCGAAGGCTCCGGCTCACCGCGGCTCGCCGCGTATGCGTTGACTTGGCGCAATCGCTCGCGCGTCACGCGCAAGTGCACGGAGAGAAAACTATCGTGGGCCGGATCGTGCAGCGCTTCGTCGGCTCGCACGATGTGGCGGAGGATCGTCGCGAGGTGCGAACCGCGAGCTTTCTCGCGCAGTACGTGAGCCCCCGCGCGCGCCCGTCGCAAGTGTTCCCGCCGATCGTTCTCCGCAGAGACCGCCGAGCTCATATCTTCACGGAACCATTCGACGGCTGCTGCATGCCGCCGTTTGCGTTCTTCTAATGCTTCGCCTGACACATCTCGCCGTTTGCTCGCCAGAATCCGCTCGAGCGTCGCGATGGCGCGATCGACATCTGCGGCGACGATATGCTCCGGCGCGGCTGCTTTGCCGCGGCCAAGTTCGCCGATAGCATCGAGGACGCGATGGGCTGCATCATCGAGATGCGTCACGAGCGCGAGCGGCGAGGACGTCGTGGGCGTCGCCACTGCGGCGTCGTGGCGGAGGATGAGCGGATCGACGACCGTCGCGGTGGAGTCGTGCGTGTCGCCGTAACTCTCGCGGTATGTGTCCGATGGGAAAAGCCGGATCGACAGCAGGTTCGATTTGCCGAGCCCGCGCTGGATCAACCGGAACTGCGCCGATTGAAATCCGCTCGCGGGTTCGAGGTTCTTGCGAAAGCGGTAGAACTCGATGCTGCTGAACGTCTCGTCGGCATCTCTCGGGTCACCGAGATAGCGCATGATCGACGGCAGCAGTTCGCGACACGCGAAGCTCGCCCGCGCAGCCGCGGTAAGCGCGGGCCGCCAAAACGGCTCGTCCTCCGAACAACGCCGCACAATCGCCGCAGCACCGCCGACCGACATCAGCGATTCAAACGTGCGCGCGATGACCGCCAAATCGAACGCGACCATCTTGAACGTGATCTCGTGCAGCTGGTGCGTCGTGATGAAGACACGTTCGTCCGGGATCGACGAACTGGGGTGCTGGCTGACAAGCAGATGATCGAGTCCGATGTACTTGTGATAGTCGAGCATTCGCCGGCCACCGGGGCGTATCGGATTGACGTCCATCTCACCGGTGAAACGGCTCTGCTCCGGATCCGCGCGCACGGCTTCGTCTATGGAGAACGTCCACCAAGCGTTGTCGGCGGTTTCGTCGCTCATGATATCACGATTACTGACCGGCGACGATGCGACCTCTCGCTTCATATGGCATGGGTTACCGAGCGAGCGGAGAACGACAGACGGAATCATGAACTTAGAGACCGGAGACGCATGAAACCGATAACCGTTTTCTTCTTGGCGCTCATAGCCGCTGTCGCGACGACCTCGGCGGCACAGGCGAGCGAGTTCACAATTTCGGAATTGCCGACCCCGGCGGGGCTGCCAAGATGCAACGCATCGCGAATAAATGACGCCGGGCAAGTCGTCGGCGGTTGCTGGGGTCATAATCTTAGCGACGAAAGAGCGGTGCTATGGGAGAACGGAAAAGTAATCGTTCTGCCGGTGCTTCCGGGTTTCACTTCGAGCTGGGCAAGCTCCATTTCTTCGACTGGTCAAATCGTGGGATACGCCACTGGTAGCGCCGGGTTCCAAGCCATGTTATGGTCGAACGGCAGCGTCCAGAATCTCGGTCTCTTGCCGGGAACGTTCACGAGCTTTGCATCCGGCATCAACTCGTCTGGGGTCATAGTGGGCTTCTCCGACAGCCAAGCCGTGGAGTGGATCGGCGGCCAGATCCTCGATTTTGGCGGTTACAACGGAGACCGCCCCAGCGCCATCAGCGATAAGGGGGTCTTTGTCGGCTTCGGTGTCATCAATCAAGGCGATGTCGGCGGGGCAATAATAGATGTCGGCAGCCCGGGAGCGCCACTGCGATACCTCGCCCAAAGTCTATTTGGCTCGGCCGACGACATCAACAATTTCGACGAGGTTGCTGGATTTAATCGCGTCACATTCACCTCCCCAAACATCCCCTGGACGTGGCACTACGGAAGATTTACGTACCTTCCGTTCCTTGCCGGAAGCAACTCGTGCGAAGCAGTCGGGATCAACCGACTAGGGGACGTCGTTGGATTTTGCGAGCCCAACAGCGCCACCCTATGGCGGCGCGGCGTTGTCCAAAATCTAGGTTCGTTGATCCAGGCGAATTCACACTGGGAATTGCAAGCCGCGACGACGCTCAACTCATCGGACGAGATAGTCGGCGACGGCAAGTACAGGGACGTAGAAGAGGCCTTCATCATCCAGCCTACACACCGACTGCGTTGAAGGCAGATCGAGCGGAAACGAGACGAACGCAACTGGGCCGACATGAAGTCGGCCCCTTCAGACGCGTCGGGCGGAGCGACGGCGTCGAAGCTCGAATGTAGTTCATCCGCCGTTATGGAGAAAGAAATCCTCGACACCCGTTCTCGGCCGCTGCGCGACTTGCGCATCTCGGTCACGGATCGATGCAATTTTCGCTGCACGTATTGCATGCCCAAGTCCGTCTTCGGGCGCGACTTCGCATTTCTGCCGCATGACGCTCTGCTCACGTTCGAGGAGATCGCGCGCCTCGCGCGCGTGTTCGCCGGCCTTGGCGTCGAGAAGATCCGGCTGACCGGCGGCGAGCCGTTGCTCAGACGCGATCTCGAAAAACTCGTCGCGATGCTCGCCGCGATTCCCGGGATCAGCGATCTCAGCCTCACGACAAACGGCTCGTTCCTCGCGAACAAGGCGGCGAAGCTTCGCGACGCCGGATTGCACCGCATCACGGTCAGTCTCGACTCGCTCGATGACGCGACATTTCGCGCCATGAACGACGTCGAGTTTCCGGTTGCGCGAGTGCTGGAGGGCATTGAGGCGGCGCTTGCAGCCGGCTTCGGTCCGATCAAGATCAACATGGTGGTCAAACGCGGCGTCAACGAGCAGGATGTCGTGACCATGGCGCGCCGTTTCCGCGGCCCACACTATATCTTGCGCTTCATCGAATACATGGATGTGGGCAACACGAACGGCTGGCGGCTCGACGACGTCGTGCCGGCCGCGCGCATCGTCCAGGCGATCCACGCGCAGCTGCCGGTCACGCCTGCGGCGCCGAACTACCGCGGCGAGGTAGCCGGCCGCTATCGTTACCTGGACGGCGGCGGCGAGATCGGTGTCATCGCCTCCGTGACGCAGCCGTTCTGCCGCGACTGCGCTCGGGCGCGCTTGTCCTCCGAAGGTCTGCTGTACACGTGTCTGTTTGCGGCGCACGGCCATGACTTCCGCGAGCGGTTGCGCGGCGGCGCGACGGACCGGGACTTAGAAGCGTTCGCGGCGGCCATCTGGGCCGGTCGCGACGACCGCTACTCGGAGATTCGCGGTCTGGCCACCTCGGAAGAACCGAAAGTCGAGATGTCGCACATAGGAGGCTGATGGCAGAGAAACCCGATGCGGCTTCCGTGAAGGACTCCGTGCGCGAACAGTTCGGCGCCTCGGCACATGCATACGTGACGAGCGCATCGCACGCGAGCGGCGATGATTTGGCACGCTTGCTGGAACTCGCGGCCCCGAGCGGCTCTGAACGCGTGCTGGACGTCGCCACGGGCGGCGGACACACGGCCCTTGCATTCGCGCCGCACGTCGCGCGCGTCACCGCGATCGACCTCACGCCGGCGATGCTCGAGGAAGCCCGAGCGCACGCGGCGCGGCGCGCAGCGCCAAACGTGACCTTCGATCTCGCGGACGCTGAGGCGCTGCCTTACGAGGATGCGTCTTTTGACATCGTCGTCGCGCGCATCGCGCCGCACCATTTCGCAGATCCGCAGGCCTTCGTGCGCGAATCGGCGCGCGTGCTTTCAAAAGGCGGCCTTTTCTTGCTCGACGACAACATGGCGCCTGAGGACGACGAACTCGACGAATTCATGAACCGCTTTGAGAAATGGCGCGACCCGAGCCACGTTCGGGCGCATAAGCTATCGCAATGGCGTGCGTGGATGGTGGCGAACGGCCTGCGCATCGTCGGGGAAGATGCCCTGCAAAGCAAGCGCTATGCCTTCGACGAATGGACGGCGCGCATGCGCATGCCCGCCGACGACCGGCGCGCTCTCGAACGCTGGCTGCTGGCCGCGCCAAAGCGCTGCACGGAGTTCTTCGGCCTTGAGTTAAACGCAGGCCGCGTGACGAGCGTGTGCGGCACCTTCGCGATCATCGCGGCACGGAAACCATGAGCGGGCTGGCAGAACGCGACTGTGTGCCGTGCAAGGGGGGCGTGCCGCCCATGACGGCCGCTGAGATCACCCTGCTTCTGCCGCAGGTTCCAGGGTGGGAATCGGTCGCGAATCATCATTTGAAGAAGACATTCAAATTCAAGGATTTTGCCCAGGCACTCGCGTTCACCAACCGCGTCGGAGAGATGGCGGAACGGCAATGGCATCACCCCGATATCCATCTCGCGTGGGGGCTCGTCGCGATCGAGATCTGGACACACAAGATCGACGCCTTGACCGAGAGCGATTTCGTCTTCGCGGCGAAATGCGACGCGTTAGCCCCGGATTGACCTTGGGTACATGGGTCCCGCCGGGCGGATTTCATAAGACTCTCACCGCAAGCACGGAGTAATTTTCGCCCCAAGTTGCGTTATCGGTGCGGGATGACGGGGTAACCTAATATCACAACCCGCATCGAGCAATCGAACTGAGGAGTGACTATACTATGTTCAACGGGAGACTTATCGCTGGAGCGGCGGCGGTTGCCCTGTGCACCGTGTTCGCGCAGGCAATGCCGGCTTCGGCCGACTGGAGTGACGCTAACATGCGTTACGCCAGCAACTATATCGAGCGCGCCAACGACTACTTGGCCAACGATCAACACGATTACGGCGGACACCGCGTCGCCGCGATGACCGATATCAATCGGGCCCGCGCGGACATCGCGTCGGCGCTCGCCTACGACAACAGCCACCCGGGCGCACATCCGATGATCAACCAGGCCAGCCCAGTGGACGAAGCTGCATTCGTGCGCAGCCAGCAGGGCAGCAACAACAACTTGACCTACGTCCGCGCTTATCTCGAGCGTGCGATCGACATGATGCAGCGCGACAACACCGACTATGGCGGCTACCGCGTGAAGGCCATCGCAGACACGCAGGCCGCGCGGGATCAGATCGTCGCAGCGCTGAGCACCTACTCCCACGAGTCCGACCGCAGCGACGACAACATCCGTTTCGTGCGCGGCTACATCGCGCGCGGGGTCGCGATGCTCAACCGAGATCAACCCGACTACAACGGCCACCGCACGGCTGCGATCAACGACATGAACGCCGCTGACGCCGACCTCCTCGCCGCTATCCGCGCGGATCGCGCCGACGAGTCCGTGCCGGCAGTCGCCGATCTCGCTCGGCCGGCCATGATTGGCCAGAACGCAAGCGACAACAACATCCGTTACGTCCGCGCATACGTCGAAAAGGCGATCGACATGTTGAATCGCGATCAGCACGACTACAGCGGCTACCGCGTGAAGGCGATTGAGAACCTCCACGACGCCCGCCAGCAACTGCTCGCAGCCCTCGCATCTCGGTAAGAGACGGCAAGCAGTCCACGAACCCGAAAACCCCTGCGCGCGCGCAGGGGTTTTCGTTTGGACGAGGATGAACGGACGCGGCGCCGCGCCATTCGGATCGCGCGGTGTCTGAGGAGGAGAAGCGAATCATGAGCTCTCGATCCGTTTTTTGCGCTTTCGTCGCCGTCACGGCCCTGCTCGCACCGCTCAGCGCCGTCGCCGCAACTGTCTCGGTTCCGACCGGCACACAGATGCGCGCGACGATGAATGCGGAACTATCGTCGAAGTCGGCGCTCGTCGGTCAAGTCGTGAAGCTGCAACTCGTCGCGCCCTATCCCGAAAACGATTCGCGATTTGCGAACGCGACGCTCAGCGGCAAGGTCGTCAACGTCGTCAAAGCAGGCCAGGGGCGCAAAGCCCAGCTTGAATTTGCGATCGACAAGATCACGTTGGCCGGCGGCCAGGTCGGATGGTTCAGCGCGAAGATCGTCAGCGTGGAAAGCCGGACGAAGGACAGCACCGGCAAGATCGCGCTTGCCACGCTCGGCGGTATGGTAGTCGGAAACATCCTCGGCAAGTGGGCGGGCACGAATGCGGGCGGTGCGGTCGGGGCGATCGCGGGCGCGCTCTATTCCGCCAATTCAAAGGAAGACGTGACTATTCCGCAGGGTTCGGAGGCAATTCTGCAGCTGGCATCGCCGCTGAGCATCAGGTTCTAAGAAATGCAAGAGGCGCACCCGTCAGGATGCGCCTCTTGATCATCCAAGTCCGATCTTCGCTTGAGCGCTAGCCCGTTGCCGCGACTCGGACCGCTTCCCGCAGCTCGGCAAGGTGGTCTGCATAGCGCTTGTATACCATGCCTGCCACCGATCCCGCGACGACCATCGTGAACAGCATCAACGCCGGCCATCTCATTGCGGTCACCCTCCGTGGTGATGGATATCGGCACGTCGGTGCGCCGACACTGACTAGACCGTCAAAGTGCGGTTTTCGTTACAATGGAGAGACCGTTTTCTGAAGGGGCCGGACTTTCCGAAGGGGCCGACGCGAGTCGGCCCACGTTTTGACAGCCCGGGCCGACTCGCGTCGGCCCCTTCGGGAAACCGTTACGGTCCGATGTGGTCAATGCCGTCGAGGTATGGCCGCAGCGCATCCGGCACGACCACTGATCCATCCGCCTGCTGGTAGTTCTCCAAAATGGCGACGAGCGTGCGCCCTAGCGCGAGCCCGGAGCCGTTCAGCGTGTGAACGAATTCGGGCCGCGCTTTCGCTTGCGGACGGAAGCGGATCATGGCCCGGCGCGCCTGAAAGTCGCCGCAGTCGCTGCACGACGAGATCTCGCGATACGCGTCTTGCCCCGGAAGCCATACCTCAATATCGAACGTCTTGCGCGCAGCAAAACCCGTATCGCCTGCCGAGAGCACGACCATCCGGTACGGCAGACGAAGTTCTTCCAAGAGCGACCGCGCTTGACCGGCGATTTTCTCGTGCATCGCGGCCGTCTGGTCCGGCGTGCACAGAGAAACCATCTCTACCTTCTCGAATTGGTGCTGACGGATGAGCCCGCGCGTGTCCTTGCCGGCCGCGCCTGCCTCCTGGCGAAAGCATGACGTGAAGGCTGTGTAACAGATCGGCAATCCATCGGCCTCGAGAATCTCATCGCGATGAAGGTTGACGAGTTGTACTTCAGACGTCGGGGATAGGAACAGCTCGCCGCCATCGACCGAGAACATCGCGTCGCTGAATTTTGAGAGTTGGCCGGTAGCCCACAGCGATTCCCGATTCACGAGCACCGGCGGTGAGATCTCTGCAAAACCGGCCGCGCGATTTCTCTCAAGGAAAAAGGTCGCCAGCGCGCGATTGAGCCGCGCGCCCATCGCGGCAAGCACAGTAAAGCGACTGCGCGCCAACCGGACGCCTCGTTCGAAATCGAGGATTCCCAACCGTTCGCCGATCTCCCAGTGCGGTTTTGCCGCGAACGCAAATCGAGTGGGCTCGAGAAAGCGGCCGACCTCGACATTCGCGCTCTCGTCACGGCCGTCGGGGACGTCGTCTGCCAGCACGTTAGGAAGATTCGCAAGCAGTTCGGCGATGCGGGCTTCCGCCGTCTCTGCAGCGGCTTCTTGCGTCTTGATGCTCTCGCCGAGCTCCGACGAGCGTCTGCGTAGATCCGCTATGGCGTCTGCGCCGCCTGACTTCGCCTGAGCGAATTCTGCGGAAAGCCGGTTCCGTTCGGCCTTTGCGCCATCGAGCGCTGTGACGAGCGCACGATGCGCGCGGTCGAGTTCGAGGAACTCGTCGATCGCTTCCGGCGCGACGCCGCGCCGGCGCAACGAACGGCGAAATCGATCGGGATCTTCACGGATGGCGTGGCGATCGAGCATT belongs to Candidatus Eremiobacteraceae bacterium and includes:
- the serS gene encoding serine--tRNA ligase, giving the protein MLDRHAIREDPDRFRRSLRRRGVAPEAIDEFLELDRAHRALVTALDGAKAERNRLSAEFAQAKSGGADAIADLRRRSSELGESIKTQEAAAETAEARIAELLANLPNVLADDVPDGRDESANVEVGRFLEPTRFAFAAKPHWEIGERLGILDFERGVRLARSRFTVLAAMGARLNRALATFFLERNRAAGFAEISPPVLVNRESLWATGQLSKFSDAMFSVDGGELFLSPTSEVQLVNLHRDEILEADGLPICYTAFTSCFRQEAGAAGKDTRGLIRQHQFEKVEMVSLCTPDQTAAMHEKIAGQARSLLEELRLPYRMVVLSAGDTGFAARKTFDIEVWLPGQDAYREISSCSDCGDFQARRAMIRFRPQAKARPEFVHTLNGSGLALGRTLVAILENYQQADGSVVVPDALRPYLDGIDHIGP
- a CDS encoding 4a-hydroxytetrahydrobiopterin dehydratase: MSGLAERDCVPCKGGVPPMTAAEITLLLPQVPGWESVANHHLKKTFKFKDFAQALAFTNRVGEMAERQWHHPDIHLAWGLVAIEIWTHKIDALTESDFVFAAKCDALAPD
- a CDS encoding methyltransferase domain-containing protein, with amino-acid sequence MAEKPDAASVKDSVREQFGASAHAYVTSASHASGDDLARLLELAAPSGSERVLDVATGGGHTALAFAPHVARVTAIDLTPAMLEEARAHAARRAAPNVTFDLADAEALPYEDASFDIVVARIAPHHFADPQAFVRESARVLSKGGLFLLDDNMAPEDDELDEFMNRFEKWRDPSHVRAHKLSQWRAWMVANGLRIVGEDALQSKRYAFDEWTARMRMPADDRRALERWLLAAPKRCTEFFGLELNAGRVTSVCGTFAIIAARKP
- the moaA gene encoding GTP 3',8-cyclase MoaA; the protein is MKSAPSDASGGATASKLECSSSAVMEKEILDTRSRPLRDLRISVTDRCNFRCTYCMPKSVFGRDFAFLPHDALLTFEEIARLARVFAGLGVEKIRLTGGEPLLRRDLEKLVAMLAAIPGISDLSLTTNGSFLANKAAKLRDAGLHRITVSLDSLDDATFRAMNDVEFPVARVLEGIEAALAAGFGPIKINMVVKRGVNEQDVVTMARRFRGPHYILRFIEYMDVGNTNGWRLDDVVPAARIVQAIHAQLPVTPAAPNYRGEVAGRYRYLDGGGEIGVIASVTQPFCRDCARARLSSEGLLYTCLFAAHGHDFRERLRGGATDRDLEAFAAAIWAGRDDRYSEIRGLATSEEPKVEMSHIGG